The segment aagcagcaCACCTGTTTTCAGCTGtgatcatgttgataattttacagcaaatcagtatatgatttctgatagatcatgtgacactgaagactggcgcaatgctttgccatcacaggaataaattacattatggttattttaaattataatatttcacatgattagtttttgctgtatttttgatcaaataaatgcagccttggtgagcataagagacttcttttaaaaacattacaaaaacttagtgaccacaaacttttgaatggtagtgtacatacaTCTCTTTCTTCACTCTGGGTTTTAAATGTGCAAACACTGTGTTCTCATAGATGTTAAGCCAGCCTCCACACTTGATTTGCGTGAAGATGGAACAGAAAGCGCTGCGCCGTCTATGGGAGACAGAAGCAAGTCAGTTCCTGGCCTTAATGCTGTGAGTTAATTAAGTTCAAACCATTTAAAATTTTTGCACTGTATTCTTCACACCTGCCGTCTAAAGCGACTTGATTGGAATTCCTGAATTGTTTTATCAGGAGGATGATGAGGAGGATGAAGATATTGATAACTTGGTGAATATACACAGGCAGAAATTTGGCGATAGCTTGGGAAGTCTTGGAGGCTCAAGGGTAATCCAccttaatttaaatattattttaattattaatattattacattttaaataaattatttttaataattaaaatgcattaatccagataaaatgcagtttatttattcatttatttttaatttaaatttattttatgtacAAACTACATACAATTAAAAATTAGACACTTGAATATGCTGTgcagctattttttttatattccacAGACCACTCTTGGCAGTATGATGAGTGTGTACAGTGAAGCAGGAGACTATGACCGTGTGGAAGTGACTGGAGATATTGTCTTCTCTCTCAGCTATGATGAGCCCAGCCAGAGCCTGTCTATTGTGATCCATGAATGTAAAGGACTTGCTTATGCTGATGCAGCAAAAAAGAAGTGCAACCCGTAAGTGGGCCTCCTCCACACAGCCTATGAAGTGATTTCCTAAGAGGGTCTCGGTTCTTTACTGCCTTCCCAGAATACTAATTTTCCACCCATGAATCATTCCGTTGGGTTTCCCCATTACAGAGGGAAAATCATTCAGTTCTGAAGTCTGCTAAACTCCCCCTTTCCACAGGTACGTCAAGGCTTACCTCCTCCCAGACAAGAGCAAGAAGAAAACCtctattaaaaataacaacatcAACCCCAGTTTTAATGAAACACTGAAGGTATTGTTTCAGTTTCTGTGAGatagtatttaaaaaagtatcgttttaaatacatttatttcccaGTTCCACTAAACTCCttaaaataactataaatttTTTTATGGCTTGGAACAAGAAATACTATCAGAATCTGATAACACTGAGTAACACTTAAGTCTATATGCTGTGCTTTAATGGCAGGTAATTACAACACTGCACATTAACATCTAGTTTCGAATGGGCTTGATATTGACACAGAAGATAAGTACACTTATCAGGGAGTCACAGTGAGACAAGTTTTTACGCTTGCCCCATTTTAATCTAGAGTAAACAACATGTGCAGTTCACACAAACAGATTAAACAAACTGGTTAAAGCTCCTACATGACAGCCTcttacttttaaaaaacatttcatcTTGACAAGCTGTCATGTGCTTGTTTGTGTTAGTATTCCATCAGCCGCACCCAGCTGATGACTCGCACACTACAACTCTCAGTTTGGCACTATGACCGTTTTGGCCGCAATGTCTTTCTGGGTGAGGTGGAGATACCACTGGATAGCCACGACATTGACTCTGCACTTAAAGAGTGTATGGCTCTTACAGGAAAGGTAATACACTTTTATGGTTGTTTTGATGCCACAGACATGTCACTGTACAAAAGCTGTTTTGTTTAGTATTACCCTTACATTTTTTCCTGCGTGTCTTCATAGGCAGCTGCCCATTTAGCATCATCTCCATTCGATCAATACAAAGGAGAGCTGGTGATTTCACTTAAGTATGTCACAGCAAACAAGACACAGACAGATGACTCTAATGGAAAAGGTGAGGGCAAACACAGTTAACATCTCTATTAAAAATCTTTAGCTAGTGTTACATAGTAAATTATGCCTCTCTTCTccaaaaaaagggaaaaagacCAAACCCGCAGATGGTGCTGAGCTGCATGTGTTGATCAAAGAGGCCAAAAATCTGACAGCCATGAAAGCTGGAGGCACATGTGATTCCTTTGTGAAAGGGTTTGCAAACATCTGTTTCATTACCTCTACCCACGATTTAAAAGGAccttgtttgtttattttttgctaATAATTCTGCCCCTTAGGTATCTGCTGCCATCAAAGAGCAAGTCTTCCTCAAAGAAGAAGACTCCGGTAGTGAAGAAGACAAAAAACCCAAACTACAACCACACATTTGTGTACAACAATATGAGTCTGGAGCAGCTGAAAGACATGTGTCTGGAGCTCACTGTCTGGGACAGAGAGACACTGTCCAGTAACGACTTCCTGGGAGGAGTTCGTCTCAGCTTGGGAGCAGGTAGGAGAATATTCATATTCCTTTGAGTAGAAATCAATTCAGAAGCCTTTAAaaggttggttcacccaaaaatgaaaattctgtcattgattactcaccctcatgtcgatccaaactcacaagaccttcgttcatcttcagaacacaaattaagatatttttgatgaaatctaagagCTCTCtgagcaatttaattaccacaatcaaggcccagaaaggtactaaagacatcgttaaaatagtccacgtgactacaatggttcaaccttaatttaatgaagcgatgagaatactttttgtgcacaaaaacaaaatgactttattcaacaatttcttctctctcctgtcagtctcctacacagCTGACGTAgtgaacacagtgcagcgcttccgtgttctatgtcagaacgccgactcgcACGCGTCATGCTGCTCATGTGTACAGCGTCGGCCAACACTGAGCCGGCATTTGTATGTAAACACAGAAACGCTGCACTGTGCTTACTGAgtcaacagcgtaggagactgacaaggaagagaagagattgttgaataaagttgttatttttgttttgttttcacggacaaaaagtattctcgtcacttcatacaattaaggttgaaccactgtagtcatgttaactacactgcgttccaaattattatgcaattgacatatcagtaagatttcagtacaataaacattcagattttaatttttctaagaaaatgtttgtttgtttatttatccatgtctttttagataactggtgtcaatctcagacaaaataatttgccagatctatggaaaccctacttagaggttgttccacattattaagcaagtcacagttctcatgtaatatggggaggaagaaagatctttctgaagatgaaaagcatgaaatggtgcaatgttgtgcaaaaggcatgaaaacaactaatattgtgtgaaactgaagggagattatcgaattatcataagatttgtgagtgatttagagcacggcagaactcggtcagataaaggcttattaaggaaagttcctgtcaaaaaaatttattgtattaaaagggcagctataaaaaaagccagtgttgagcagcaaacaggtatttgaagctgctggtgtctctggagtctcaagaagctctccatgcaggctggcagttgtgcgtaaagatgcatttcagccactccaaaccaaacctcacaaagagaaacatttacagtgggtgtagaaatacattttcaaacagttttattgctgtggtgtttttttgcagcatgggatagtgcatagtgcattgtacaatagtgcattgtactatgcactatcctcctttttataccatagctgaaaatggccagttatgaactccacatatcttgcaaaattcattttaataccctccatctcacttcccagtattccagcccaaataaTCACCCACCAGTTCCTTGCTGACGttgcagtcttgttggaacgtggtggccattgaccaaccatccagaaatccatccatttagaccatccattgtagtacggcattagtcagtgaataaaactatttaaaaattagtcttcatgtatttctacacccactgtaaatgtttctctttgtgaggtttggttagtggtgtctaaaatgcatctttaagcacaactgccagcctgcacgGAGAGCTTCtcgagactccagagacaccagcagcttcaaatacctgtttgctgctcaacactggctttttttatagctgccctttcaatacaattcatttttttgacaggaactttcctcaataagcctttatctgaccgagttctgctgtgctctaaatcactcacaaatcttatgataattcgataatctccattcagtttcacataatattagttgttttcatgccttttgcacaacattgcaccatttcatgcttttcatcttcagaaagatctttcttcctccccatattgcatgagaactgtgacttgcttaataatgtggaacaacctctaagtagggtttccatagatctggcaaattactttgtctgagattgataccagttatctgaaaagacatggataaataaacgaacaaacattttcttagaaaaactaaaatctgaatgtttattgtacagaaatcttactgatttgtctcttgcataataatttggaacgcagtgtattttaacgatgtctttagtacctttctgggccttgacagtgttaattaaattgctgtctatggaggagtcagagagctctcggatttcatcaaaaacatcttcatttgtgttccgaagatgaatgaaggtcttacgggtttggaacgacataagggtgagtaattaatgagatatattatttttgggtgaacgagcTAACcccttaaggctgatttatacttctgcgttgGACCTACACCGGAGCCTCTGCGCCGCaggctatgcgtctgttttcatttatacttctgcacCATTGTCCGTCAATGTACGCGTTCATGTTGAGTATCAAGGCAAAAGCCGAAgaagcagcttgtcatgtacgttgtcagagaagcttacaaataGAAACGGCAGAGAAGCGGCAAATAGGTAATGACTTTCTTTGCAGTTTGACATCatgtgtcccctgaaacagTGCGTTTTTCActcctatggaagttgaaaacGCTCGCTCTTCTATTTCTCAGCGCCAGTTTTTTAACCTGtgggaggggttctagcagaccaatcacagtgcTTGCGGTCCGCGTAGAATTGATACGTTGTTACATgtttgaagaggtgcacgtcaggctacgtcGTAGGCTACGCGTGGTAGAAACAGCctacagaagtataaatcagcctttagcaTTGATTACATTTTTGGATTCACCAACTGTGGATACAAAATTAAGAAGTGTCACTGTAAGACCATCCAggtgttttgatttttttattgatattaataaaacatttgataACATATACACTGCCATAAaaagttaatgtttttgaaagaaggctcttatgctcactaaggctgcatttgtttgatacagtacagtaaaaactttctgttataaatatattttacatctGATTTTTGCACAGTGACTATCAAGGAGGGAAAGGAAGAGTGGATGGCAAACTCCACAGGGGAGGAGATCTTGCTGTGGAAAAAAATGATGCAGTACCCCGACTCTTGGGCAGAGGGCACTCTTCCACTGCGCTCATCCATGGGAAAGGCCAAGTAAGGACATGGAGCAATACACCCCCAAGCCATTATCAGGACAGAGGTTTACACATTCCACAACGcttgtgtgtttctgttgcAGCTGTGCATCccagtaatattttaaagactTTTTATGGTAATCaatcttttatattttaaacttttaaggCAGttcaaaaataatgatgtgGAAATATGCAGTGTAGATatgttaattatatttatttcctATAAATGTTGCAGCTGAATGTATTTTCATATTCAACATCATTTGAATGCTGTTCTTACATGTACACATGAACCTTTGGACAcagtaaatattttagtttgaatAACACTTTGGTTTTAAATGTGCACTTGATGTATGGTCTAAAACGATTCACATACTTAAacacaatacattttaatgacatACTGCTGATTTACTCCATCGTGAGCACCTTCGTTCTAGGAGCTACATAAAAGTACTagcatttaataaatattaaatatttataagaaTCCACATTGTGTGCTGTGCACTCAATTATAGAtggttaaaattatttttcctcagaatatGGGTATCTTTTGGAACCCCACTTGGCAGTTTTCCCACTTGCAGATTAAAACCGGTTCCGTACAAAATCACATTTCCAGCTGTGATTCTCCATTAATAATGCCTACAATATGTAGTTTCAAATGATTGTTTGTCTAGGAAACAGGCTCTGGGGGTGCATGCATCCTGATGACCTACCGCTATAAGGAAAACTCCCACCCACAACATCACCATGCCCCACGTAGATCTGGAGTTGATCAGACCGAGATCAGTCACAGAAGTCCTTGTTCAACTCCAGTCTCTCTCGCTCCTCCTCAGTGAGGAGGTACTCCTCTACATATGAGTAGAGCTCATCAGAGGTGGTGGGGTTAACAAAGCGCTCCCGATCCACACCGTATTCATCCAGCAGCACCATGGTGAAATATGCTGTAGAGATATGCAGTGCCTGTCTGCAGACAAAAAACATATGCAAACATTTATTTCCCACTTCTAGATTGGAAACATACATTCATAGTACAGTGCATCAGCAAAACAATTTCCTTCAGTATAGAGTCACTGTTGATGCGAATCATGTGGCTTTTATAAAAATAAGACCAGGTTTTGAATAGAAATTAGACTGCCCAATATGTCTCTGCTGGAATATAAAGTCAGCGTGAAATCCAGTTTGCACCCCATTTTACTTGAAAGAGGATATACAATGACAAAACATATAATGGAGTCTTGATTGTATGAACTGGCATAGTGAAAATTTGGCATTACATGAGGAATTAtcatgtacatttaaaaaagtaaattctGACCCCCCTCTGGATTATTACCCCCCTGAGTCCCCAGTATACAGAGACAGGACACGCTGAAGATGGACGCAAAGAGAGGAGAGCACAGAAAATACTGTTCCAGGCCCAGCAAGTTCACTGATTGCGATGCTCAAAATATtggaagaaaaatataaatactgaATTGGGGGTGGGGGTGTGtatgaatgtatctctgaagggaactCTGAAGAGAACAGTTTTGATGGTATTTTCTTTTCCTCTACCTCTGTATAATGCCTATTAATCTAAGTAGTGTTTATAAGCGCAGCACTGTATCGCTAACCAAGGAAACACTATATCGCTGCTGTTacataagcgccacctactgacagagagtgaatttgcattttcattcagtccatctgctgtttttgttttgtgcaggtgtttTATGTTGCATTTTCACAAATCTGAAAttctaaattaaattatataatcaaatttaaataaaaaacaactgctcatgttACATGTGTGTAGCATCTTTGTTTAgattgtgattaaaatgcaGTGGTTGCCTCTAATTTCAAATGGCTATAGAGATTTTTTTGTGTAAAGACATTTTgggctaaataaataaacaacaaatgaatttccttaaaaaaaaaaaaaaaatcggaatCAACCATGAAAAATCATGATTGGTGTATCCCaaatttcatgctgactttgtGTTTTGTaagttagttaatagttaaaTATAATGGTATTTAACATGTAACTACTGTAGATACATAGTGAGTTACCTAAGACCCTCTATGACCTCAGGCTCTAGACGTCGTTCTTTGATGCGCCCCACTGCACGAGGTAGAGTTCCCAACAGCTCAATCACTGTCACATGTCGCATATCCAGACCACACTCAGCCTTCTGTTTCAGAACATTTCCACAATCATATAGTTGTGCACTCTTATTTCCTGTGTATAATGTTTGTTATAGCAAAGGAAGTATCTATTTTACCTGCAGCATCATGTTCTGAAGCCTGTAGTTCTGGTTAGCATTATCTGGAGTAGATACAACAAGAAGCCTTCTCTTTTCATAAAACTGGTCGAGCAGAGCACCGGCAGACCTGACATCTGTTTTTATGTCCATTACTACAAGAAACAAGCAAACATTTCACATAACAATTAGAGAAAAATGCTtgaaaatcaaatatttaatatgtaatatcaatcactatatatatatatatatatatatgt is part of the Megalobrama amblycephala isolate DHTTF-2021 linkage group LG23, ASM1881202v1, whole genome shotgun sequence genome and harbors:
- the sytl4 gene encoding synaptotagmin-like protein 4 is translated as MVQNMEINVSFLTDSEQEFILEVLRRDEELRRLEELRVKKLKAELLEIRRKGAKRGSGKYSERSCGRCQEPMGLLTRNGSQCRVCKHQVCRKCLSVRPNGSLVCTVCAKEIDLKMSTGDWFYDERVNRFSAAPGHDLVRVSLRKRPLIKKHETAGEKLLNRADLNSSQTVPVPKPRLKDVALANKSSPLEACEGFDMREQQHSDTESIEKASLGSIRTETDSSHSSPQMQRKEEVTAKTSPTGSAMSILTAPTNSESTSTTETASLIYQMNACSDSLRDVDGLFKKSVRRVHKLSDVKPASTLDLREDGTESAAPSMGDRSKSVPGLNAEDDEEDEDIDNLVNIHRQKFGDSLGSLGGSRTTLGSMMSVYSEAGDYDRVEVTGDIVFSLSYDEPSQSLSIVIHECKGLAYADAAKKKCNPYVKAYLLPDKSKKKTSIKNNNINPSFNETLKYSISRTQLMTRTLQLSVWHYDRFGRNVFLGEVEIPLDSHDIDSALKECMALTGKAAAHLASSPFDQYKGELVISLKYVTANKTQTDDSNGKGKKTKPADGAELHVLIKEAKNLTAMKAGGTCDSFVKGYLLPSKSKSSSKKKTPVVKKTKNPNYNHTFVYNNMSLEQLKDMCLELTVWDRETLSSNDFLGGVRLSLGAVTIKEGKEEWMANSTGEEILLWKKMMQYPDSWAEGTLPLRSSMGKAK